In a single window of the Lasioglossum baleicum chromosome 10, iyLasBale1, whole genome shotgun sequence genome:
- the Ec gene encoding ubiquitin specific peptidase echinus isoform X2, whose product MASIMGLQQPAASQDTVDYSGYLQSSQCHQIHGNQANGQIQSNQKSPANDHNNSFTSTKGLLNGPGQNNCFLNSAVQVLWHLDIFRRSFRELSGHACMRESCIFCALKDLFSQLQFSQESALPPDTLRRALAESFLDQQRFQLGFMDDAAECFENILLRIHLHIANGEAEDMCSARHCVPHQKFAMTLVEQSVCGACGATSEPLPFTQMVHYVSASALTSQARQTPPSSRNSPDLFGQLLRKAGGMGDIRDCPSSCGAKIQICRTLMNRPEIVSVGVVWDSERPSLEHIMDVFATVGTSLRLSDVFHSVVDSRWGASTVHNLVGVVTYYGKHYSTFFFHTKLKVWIYFDDATVKEIGPRWEQVVEKCRRGRYQPLLLLYATPGGTPVNTENAPKTVTPFPNGNGLKTPPKNNVRRSITPSPEKPSINSTARRAITPNPDSPPHFYTQRRIYSDYQNLTDIQNNIFGNQGVDVVDGDVESKYISRRAVESVMQQQKKQQMQLTRSLSAGSSPQDGISIPDHLNVPRRRDSGNWSGDRNSASSSSSTTMDNPYLYIVNKMQRNSGVPKSPTSKSGELSSSSSGHYDAGYDSYSLSSTDSLPLQQGLKHNLQLAQIPEGYQASSGDDCERLCKETDALLDKSRAAEDAGDLSTAVALCSAASSKARAAMDAPYNNPHTITIARMKHNTCVMRTRSLHRRMLQEQATANGEKEGAPEGRHSRENSKSGQHSRQSSRDKGNHSRQNSRELLTNATTTVADKPAAKSIEIYATLPKKKTLRSKATAVNVIEDEEYMLYDRPVQRTGLFSRAKRCDDDKKDKKRARSEERNKNISKDFSIAPSRSSPSPKGAKIDKSKDSVDVVGSNSRNPQQNAVNGEQKQGKKQHKIRRKLLMGGLIKRKNRSMPDLREGQDGQTNASVEGSSNTLPKQSVDDSSVGLKGNEVCQSLSGYLSEGHLEFTGNSNSSPSNTSNPNLERSRLMRKSFHGSAGKVLHVAKVPPPPPLRTTSQLSKSKCSGEVHNEQQSDKSIHQSDGQYPSNTVQEQNGAYWNHMSSGNSSNGSNRNSNYTDYSSESHSLPFLPSYSMEQSANNVSTTSQNYNNKPRIQDDVVQYANGILYEPTFVVTRADVHNEQSPVKQPNQVDMLPPYPENGTVSHSRQPSEDFPPPPYPSIHSVSHSRQASEDFPPPPPPIDDTSSHVQDSQHQYQQQQYQQQQYQQQYQQQQYQQQQYQQQQATVSMQQHQQQLENQQISTLLTQLQVKRDQILATKGRDDRRTLDQEDEEKSSSETWLRELQAKQAERRLKKQNPLDQDIPKVRSSPPTITGPTVARRTSDLMMNSLVQSFEQVGRDVPDCPRVVSSVKDMAARFEQIKLQPVPKTDTEQKLPGKQSCGSPSPMMDASQDVQQADESRPLKLSSQNLAAFSKPETSSSQSILNSSFESSSSQNTFISTAVASNPANGQQSGLNAALMSMSLTLPHENGLPIDYPEDDISEVAMQNTIQNTTILPSEEDITPRKVKRRIGKKKSVSFCDQVVLVATAEDDEKDSYIPNPILERVLRSAMNKPETAQVLREIRSLQEAELSRENGTVMKFQQQTLPLKSEADSVPATPYQDQLRSVNPVPIPDTIKPTFARQNSNESVGSLSDKKLCGSYNNEGQDVVRETYPGLPNVSKPPTSYSPQLQQQIRYSQNGYTPYVQATYSQSQTSHPRNQSIPISQTQKPASPYPSQMHNQYVPNNVQQQKPMCQKNSYQTYYQLEQQHNQVNKQMSQQQQPNVNQRIGNHNASPITVQHSQQQFAYQPTQSPSPYQNQYTHSSYQGYPYQSVPQQNRANQPLPQYQPPPNPPASYPQQQQQQQQQGAQNYQQRHENYQRPPQKPDQQNILAPNQTYPNPLQNGQIQSNMKYPTYQHPPVSKQSKQMHFVTTAKANATVAPQSTSSLQKPAVTQAARTAPCHLCRKKQVTEPAIYCSDCDFYMSRFRPKN is encoded by the exons GACCTGTTCTCCCAGCTCCAGTTTTCGCAAGAGAGCGCGTTGCCTCCCGACACTCTGCGCCGAGCTTTGGCCGAGAGTTTTCTCGATCAACAAAGGTTCCAACTTGGATTCATGGACGATGCGGCGGAATGTTTC GAAAACATTCTTCTGCGAATACACCTTCACATCGCGAATGGAGAAGCGGAGGACATGTGCAGCGCGAGACACTGTGTGCCACACCAGAAGTTTGCCATGACGCTCGTCGAGCAAAGCGTTTGCGGTGCCTGCGGCGCCACTTCGGAACCTCTGCCTTTTACACAG ATGGTCCATTACGTGTCAGCATCGGCGTTAACTTCGCAAGCGAGGCAAACGCCACCGAGTTCCCGAAACAGCCCGGATCTTTTCGGACAGCTCCTCCGAAAAGCTGGAGGCATGGGCGACATCCGAGACTGTCCG AGTTCCTGCGGAGCCAAAATCCAAATCTGCAGGACATTGATGAATCGGCCGGAAATCGTTTCCGTCGGAGTAGTATGGGATAGCGAACGGCCATCGTTGGAACACATTATGGATGTTTTCGCAACCGTGGGAACATCTCTTCGGCTGAGCGACGTTTTCCACAGTGTGGTAGACTCCCGATGGGGTGCTTCGACTGTGCACAATCTCGTTGGTGTAGTCACATATTACGGCAAACACTACTCCACGTTCTTCTTCCACACTAAACTGAAG GTGTGGATTTATTTCGACGATGCCACCGTCAAGGAGATCGGTCCGCGTTGGGAGCAGGTCGTGGAGAAATGCAGAAGAGGACGATACCAACCACTGCTTCTGCTGTACGCCACGCCTGGCGGAACTCCGGTCAACACGGAAAACGCACCTAAAACAGTGACACCGTTCCCGAATGGAAATGGTTTGAAGACGCCACCGAAGAATAATGTTCGCCGATCGATCACGCCGAGTCCTGAAAAGCCATCGATCAATAGCACTGCTAGACGTGCCATCACACCGAATCCAGATAGTCCTCCTCATTTTTACACGCAGCGTAGGATTTACAGTGATTACCAGAACCTGACCGACATTCAAAACAACATCTTCGGCAATCAA GGCGTGGACGTGGTCGATGGCGATGTGGAATCGAAGTACATCAGCAGACGAGCAGTCGAGAGCGTAATGCAACAGCAGAAGAAGCAACAGATGCAGCTGACGCGTAGTCTTAGCGCGGGTTCATCGCCACAGGATGGCATCAGCATTCCGGATCACTTGAACGTGCCACGGAGACGAGATTCTGGAAATTGGTCCGGCGACCGGAACAGCGCCTCTTCGAGTTCCTCGACAACCATGGATAATCCGTATCTGTACATCGTGAACAAAATGCAGAGGAACTCGGGGGTGCCAAAGAGTCCGACAAGCAAATCTGGAGAACTCTCCAGCAGCAGTAGTGGACACTACGATGCTGGATACGATTCGTATTCTTTGTCCTCTACGGATAGCCTTCCACTTCAGCAGGGTCTAAAGCACAACCTACAG CTTGCTCAGATCCCGGAAGGCTACCAAGCATCGTCAGGCGACGACTGCGAACGCCTTTGCAAAGAAACCGACGCGTTGTTGGACAAATCCCGAGCAGCCGAAGATGCTGGAGATCTCAGCACTGCGGTAGCTTTATGCAGCGCTGCCAGCAGCAAAGCTAGAGCCGCAATGGATGCGCCGTACAACAATCCCCATACGATCACCATAGCGAGAATGAAGCACAACACGTGTGTCATGCGAACGAGAAGTTTGCACAGAAGAATGCTGCAGGAGCAGGCTACTGCTAACGGGGAGAAAGAAG GTGCGCCAGAAGGCAGACACTCGCGAGAGAACAGCAAGTCCGGCCAGCACTCTCGTCAGAGCTCGCGGGACAAGGGGAACCATTCCAGGCAAAACAGTCGAGAACTTCTGACAAACGCGACGACCACGGTCGCGGACAAGCCTGCCGCGAAGAGTATCGAGATCTACGCGACTCTGCCGAAGAAGAAGACTCTGCGCAGCAAGGCAACGGCTGTGAACGTGATCGAGGACGAAGAGTACATGCTCTACGACAGGCCGGTTCAAAGGACAGGTTTATTCAGTCGTGCGAAACGCTGCGACGACGACAAGAAGGACAAGAAACGAGCCCGTAGCGAGGAGAGGAACAAGAACATCTCGAAAGACTTCTCCATAGCTCCGTCGCGATCCTCGCCATCCCCTAAAGGGGCGAAAATCGACAAGTCGAAAGATAGCGTCGACGTGGTCGGCAGCAATTCTCGAAATCCTCAGCAGAATGCCGTTAACGGGGAACAGAAACAAGGGAAGAAGCAGCACAAGATTCGCAGGAAGTTGCTGATGGGTGGATTGATCAAGAGGAAGAACAGAAGCATGCCGGACCTGCGGGAAGGACAGGACGGCCAAACGAATGCGAGCGTGGAAGGTTCCTCCAACACCTTGCCGAAGCAGTCAGTGGACGATTCCAGCGTAGGTTTGAAGGGCAACGAGGTGTGTCAGTCTCTGAGTGGTTACTTGTCAGAGGGTCACTTGGAATTCACCGGGAACAGCAACAGCAGCCCTAGCAACACGAGCAACCCGAACCTGGAGAGAAGTCGTCTGATGCGAAAAAGCTTCCACGGAAGCGCCGGCAAAGTGTTACACGTGGCGAAGGTACCCCCGCCTCCTCCGCTCAGGACCACTTCTCAGCTTAGCAAGTCTAAGTGTTCGGGCGAAGTGCACAACGAGCAACAGTCGGACAAGTCGATACACCAATCCGATGGACAGTATCCCTCTAACACGGTCCAGGAACAGAACGGAGCTTATTGGAACCACATGAGCAGCGGAAATTCGTCGAACGGGTCCAACAGGAACTCGAACTATACAGATTACTCGTCCGAGTCTCACTCGTTACCGTTTCTACCCTCCTACAGCATGGAGCAAAGTGCTAACAATGTGTCGACGACCAGTCAGAATTACAACAACAAACCTCGGATTCAGGATGATGTCGTTCAGTATGCTAACGGAATCTTGTACGAGCCTACGTTCGTGGTAACTCGAGCGGACGTTCACAACGAGCAGAGTCCGGTGAAGCAACCGAACCAGGTGGACATGCTACCTCCGTATCCTGAAAATGGGACCGTGTCCCATTCGAGGCAGCCTAGCGAAGATTTTCCACCCCCGCCGTATCCTTCGATTCATTCTGTTTCCCATTCGAGGCAAGCCAGCGAAGACTTCCCTCCACCGCCGCCACCGATCGATGACACTTCCAGTCATGTTCAGGACAGCCAGCATCAGTATCAGCAGCAACAGTATCAGCAGCAGCAGTATCAACAGCAGTATCAACAACAACAGTACCAGCAGCAGCAGTATCAGCAACAGCAAGCCACGGTTTCCATGCAACAACACCAACAGCAATTGGAGAACCAGCAGATCAGTACCTTGTTGACTCAGTTGCAGGTTAAGAGGGATCAGATCTTGGCGACCAAAGGTAGAGACGATAGGAGGACACTGGACCAAGAAGACGAAGAGAAATCTTCCAGCGAAACGTGGCTCCGCGAGTTACAGGCCAAACAGGCTGAGAGACGATTGAAGAAACAGAATCCTCTCGATCAAGATATACCCAAAGTTAGGTCATCGCCTCCAACGATCACTGGCCCGACAGTCGCGAGAAGGACCAGCGATCTGATGATGAACAGTCTGGTACAAAGCTTCGAGCAAGTCGGTCGAGACGTGCCTGATTGTCCTCGCGTTGTTTCCTCCGTGAAAGATATGGCAGCTAGGTTTGAACAGATCAAACTACAACCCGTTCCGAAGACGGACACGGAGCAAAAGCTTCCAGGGAAGCAAAGCTGTGGGTCCCCCTCGCCGATGATGGATGCCTCTCAAGACGTCCAGCAAGCGGACGAATCGAGGCCGCTGAAACTTTCGTCGCAAAACTTAGCTGCCTTCTCGAAACCCGAGACTTCTTCGAGTCAGTCGATCTTGAATTCCAGTTTCGAATCGAGTTCCAGTCAGAACACTTTCATCTCCACCGCAGTGGCCAGCAATCCTGCGAATGGTCAACAAAGCGGCCTGAACGCTGCGCTGATGTCGATGTCTCTCACACTACCGCACGAGAACGGTCTGCCGATCGATTATCCCGAGGATGACATCAGCGAAGTCGCCATGCAGAACACTATTCAGAACACCACCATCTTGCCGAGCGAAGAAGATATCACTCCCAGAAAGGTGAAACGCAGAATAGGGAAGAAGAAGAGCGTTTCGTTCTGCGACCAGGTAGTTCTCGTGGCGACGGCGGAGGATGACGAAAAGGACTCGTACATACCAAATCCGATCCTGGAGAGGGTGCTTCGCTCGGCAATGAATAAACCAGAGACTGCTCAGGTTCTCCGAGAGATCAGAAGTCTACAGGAAGCGGAACTGAGCCGCGAGAACGGTACTGTCATGAAGTTCCAACAGCAGACTCTCCCACTGAAAAGCGAGGCCGACAGCGTCCCCGCGACACCCTATCAGGATCAACTGAGAAGCGTGAACCCGGTACCGATTCCAGACACGATAAAGCCTACCTTCGCGAGGCAAAACTCGAACGAGTCGGTGGGATCGTTGTCGGACAAGAAACTTTGCGGTTCGTACAACAACGAAGGCCAGGATGTTGTCAGAGAAACATACCCGGGGCTCCCGAACGTATCGAAACCGCCCACGTCGTATTCGCCTCAGCTGCAACAACAGATCAGGTACTCCCAGAATGGATATACGCCTTACGTACAAGCTACGTATTCCCAGAGCCAGACCTCTCATCCAAGGAATCAGAGTATACCGATCTCTCAAACGCAGAAACCAGCCAGCCCGTATCCCAGCCAGATGCACAATCAATACGTTCCGAACAATGTGCAACAACAGAAGCCCATGTGCCAAAAGAACAGCTATCAAACGTACTACCAGCTGGAGCAACAACACAATCAGGTGAACAAGCAGATGTCCCAGCAGCAACAGCCTAACGTGAACCAGAGGATCGGGAACCACAACGCCAGCCCCATAACGGTGCAACACTCGCAGCAGCAGTTCGCGTATCAGCCAACGCAGTCGCCCAGCCCTTATCAGAATCAGTACACCCACAGTTCCTACCAAGGTTATCCTTATCAATCGGTTCCTCAGCAAAACAGAGCGAACCAGCCGTTGCCGCAATATCAACCGCCGCCGAATCCACCCGCCTCTTAtccgcagcagcagcagcagcaacagcagcagggGGCACAGAATTACCAACAGAGGCATGAGAACTATCAGAGACCCCCGCAGAAGCCTGATCAGCAGAACATCTTGGCACCGAACCAGACCTACCCGAATCCTCTGCAGAACGGGCAGATACAGTCGAACATGAAGTACCCGACCTATCAGCATCCGCCTGTGTCCAAGCAGAGCAAACAGATGCACTTTGTGACCACCGCGAAGGCCAACGCCACGGTTGCACCACAATCCACGTCTTCCTTGCAGAAACCCGCAGTCACGCAGGCGGCCAGGACCGCGCCCTGCCATCTCTGCCGAAAGAAACAGGTCACCGAACCGGCGATCTACTGCTCGGACTGCGACTTCTATATGTCCCGCTTCCGGCCTAAGAACTAA